A single region of the Gemmatimonas sp. UBA7669 genome encodes:
- a CDS encoding tetratricopeptide repeat protein has translation MYPSSKVQAGLRLRRVASGGVLMVAGLLGLPCADVSAQERVSPSPRDSLAGALFASAMRADSLGQLSEALAGFRRALARAEAVQDAQTLGDAWHNGGVTHWTRANYDSALVWLQQAQRYREFSGDRAAYGRTMNTLGSSYYQLGQYGPALEAFFRSLTVWQQAHDSVGVVRTQVNIGKTFQDWGQLDRAQQVLKEAEALARRLPGRHATLGYALNSLAMLAIDRGDYASVPALVAESRENYSTRHADVSPADSAGAWSLNTSAEGLLLIRQGRPAEALPLLDSVYRVALERQSVRGLARVQLYLGEAHAALGHTDMAREALQASLEASASVSQRILSLAALRELATLEERTGNSRLALARLRAYQALRDTVFDQDAAQRIAIMQARVETDRARMANVHLREAQQAQDAIIARQRTAVGMGGVVLVLALSLAGVLVSTNRRGRQRELALGLANIELNDANTRLRGALSEVRTLSGLIPICANCKNVRDDQGYWAAVETYVSQHSDARFSHGICQSCGPALYGELWGETEGGGSRMVEPPPSRAATDEPHGAHQ, from the coding sequence ATGTATCCGAGTTCCAAAGTTCAGGCTGGCCTGCGCCTCCGACGGGTCGCCAGCGGTGGCGTGCTGATGGTGGCGGGCCTGCTTGGCCTGCCCTGTGCTGACGTGAGCGCCCAGGAGCGCGTCTCGCCCTCGCCGCGTGACTCGTTGGCCGGTGCGCTGTTTGCGTCAGCCATGCGTGCCGATTCGCTCGGACAGTTGAGTGAGGCGCTGGCCGGATTCCGTCGTGCGCTCGCCCGGGCGGAAGCGGTGCAGGATGCCCAGACATTGGGTGACGCCTGGCACAATGGTGGTGTGACGCATTGGACGCGGGCCAACTACGACAGCGCACTCGTGTGGCTGCAGCAGGCCCAGCGCTACCGCGAGTTCAGCGGTGACCGCGCGGCCTACGGGCGCACCATGAACACGCTCGGCTCGTCCTACTATCAGCTCGGACAGTACGGACCGGCGCTGGAGGCCTTCTTCCGCTCGCTCACCGTGTGGCAGCAGGCGCACGATTCGGTGGGGGTGGTGCGAACGCAGGTGAACATCGGCAAGACCTTTCAGGACTGGGGCCAGCTGGACCGGGCGCAGCAAGTGCTCAAGGAGGCTGAGGCGCTGGCGCGGCGATTGCCAGGACGGCACGCAACGCTCGGCTATGCGCTCAACAGCCTCGCCATGCTGGCCATTGATCGCGGTGACTACGCCTCGGTCCCGGCGCTGGTGGCTGAGTCCCGCGAGAACTACTCCACCCGTCATGCCGATGTGAGCCCCGCCGACTCGGCCGGAGCCTGGTCGCTCAACACCTCGGCCGAGGGTCTGCTCCTTATCAGGCAGGGTCGCCCGGCCGAGGCCCTGCCGTTGCTGGATAGTGTCTATCGCGTGGCCCTCGAACGACAGAGTGTTCGAGGGCTTGCTCGGGTTCAGCTGTATCTGGGTGAAGCGCATGCGGCGCTCGGGCATACCGATATGGCGCGCGAGGCGCTGCAGGCCTCGCTCGAGGCGTCCGCGTCAGTGAGTCAGCGCATTCTCAGTCTGGCCGCGCTGCGTGAATTGGCCACGTTGGAGGAGCGGACCGGCAACAGTCGTCTCGCCCTGGCGCGCCTGCGCGCGTATCAGGCGTTGCGGGACACGGTGTTCGATCAGGACGCGGCGCAGCGCATCGCCATCATGCAGGCGCGGGTGGAGACCGATCGCGCACGCATGGCCAACGTGCATTTGCGTGAGGCGCAGCAGGCGCAGGACGCCATCATCGCGCGGCAACGTACGGCGGTGGGCATGGGCGGTGTGGTGCTGGTTCTCGCGCTGTCGCTGGCGGGTGTGCTGGTGTCTACCAACCGCCGCGGACGGCAGCGCGAACTGGCGTTGGGTCTCGCCAATATTGAACTCAATGATGCCAACACCAGACTGCGTGGCGCGCTGTCCGAGGTGCGCACGCTCAGTGGTCTCATTCCGATCTGCGCCAACTGCAAGAACGTGCGCGATGACCAGGGCTACTGGGCGGCCGTAGAGACCTACGTCAGTCAGCATTCCGATGCGCGATTCAGCCATGGCATCTGCCAATCCTGTGGTCCGGCGCTGTACGGCGAGCTGTGGGGTGAAACGGAGGGCGGCGGCTCCAGGATGGTGGAGCCACCGCCCTCCCGCGCCGCGACGGACGAGCCGCACGGCGCACATCAATAA
- a CDS encoding 1,4-dihydroxy-6-naphthoate synthase: protein MSRLTFGFSPCPNDTFAFHALVHGLVPSPLPVEPVLLDIEELNRQAHTGAFALTKLSVGAMTAVGSRYRLLRSGAALGNGVGPLVVARTPRPLADVAQGRLAIPGRETTAYRLLRLAAPPLQDVHELRYDRILRAVADGEVDAGLIIHESRFTYADHGLVRILDLGDWWERETSLPVPLAGITVREDIDPTLAQEMEQAIRASVQYAFDHPEASADYVRAHAQEMSDDVCAQHIALYVNRFSLDIGELGAAAIARLVAQDRIP, encoded by the coding sequence ATGAGCCGACTGACCTTCGGTTTTTCGCCCTGCCCCAACGACACATTCGCGTTTCACGCGCTCGTGCATGGTCTGGTTCCTTCGCCGCTGCCAGTTGAGCCGGTGCTGCTGGACATCGAGGAACTGAATCGCCAGGCACACACGGGTGCGTTTGCCCTCACCAAACTCAGTGTGGGCGCCATGACCGCCGTGGGCTCGCGCTATCGTCTGCTGCGGAGCGGCGCCGCGCTCGGCAACGGTGTGGGGCCCCTTGTGGTGGCGCGCACGCCGCGCCCACTGGCCGACGTGGCCCAGGGACGTCTCGCCATTCCCGGACGCGAGACCACCGCGTATCGCCTGCTGCGCCTCGCGGCGCCGCCCTTGCAGGACGTCCACGAGCTGCGCTACGACCGCATTCTCCGCGCCGTCGCCGATGGCGAAGTGGACGCGGGTCTCATCATCCACGAGAGTCGCTTCACCTACGCCGATCACGGCCTGGTGCGCATCCTCGACCTCGGCGACTGGTGGGAGCGCGAGACCTCGCTGCCCGTGCCGCTGGCCGGCATTACCGTGCGCGAAGACATCGACCCGACGCTCGCGCAGGAGATGGAGCAGGCCATCCGCGCGTCCGTGCAATACGCCTTCGATCATCCGGAGGCCAGCGCCGACTACGTGCGTGCGCACGCGCAGGAAATGTCCGATGACGTCTGTGCGCAACACATCGCGCTCTACGTGAATCGCTTCAGTCTCGACATCGGTGAGCTGGGCGCCGCGGCCATTGCGCGCCTGGTGGCGCAGGACCGGATTCCGTGA
- a CDS encoding LVIVD repeat-containing protein: protein MPAVRSLRTSLVLLALAASTPSLVSAQTYPSGPDPRNGLKHGLHDAGEAIKGMRLVSTTRKAAEFDTLQGLTFVNSDLAFKGNLVYQGNFAGFSIWDVSNPAKPSMVSVVPCITSQGDPSIYGNLLFVSAEGAGNRNDCAKGGVADPKDHMAGVRIYDVSNPRAPKLIKNVQTCKGSHTHTLIPDPKNKNVVYIYVSGQQGARPATEMAECKNGADPADESNSLYRLDVIKVDVTRPQDAAVVTGARIFTGLTPAPVRGGGRRSPRALTGADSAMMAQMAAAGPRNCHDVTSYPEMGLLAGSCGSHGLLVDVSNPEKPVRLDAVADTNFSLWHTAVFSNDGKKVVFTDEWGGGTSPNCQAMHPLEMGGNTTLVIGEDRKYKQHAYFKIGTAQSAQENCVSHNGGLIPVPGRDLMVQGWYQGGVNLIDFTDPDKPYEVGFFDRGPVDAPAAEANTRARGTIAGSWGAYWYNGYIYSSEMARGLDILELVPNEHLSANEIAAAKLVRMAEYNPQAQPKLVWPAAFPVVRSYLDQLVRGNGLASARTTAIASALDAAEKQSGAARKSALTSLAAAVAGDVAGASDKARVTAMAAAIRDLANATR from the coding sequence ATGCCTGCTGTCCGTTCGCTCAGGACGTCACTCGTCCTGCTTGCTCTGGCTGCGTCCACACCATCACTGGTGTCGGCCCAGACGTATCCCTCGGGCCCCGATCCGCGCAACGGGCTCAAGCACGGCCTGCATGACGCGGGCGAAGCCATCAAGGGCATGCGTCTGGTGTCCACCACCAGGAAGGCGGCCGAGTTCGATACGCTGCAGGGTCTGACCTTTGTGAACTCGGACCTCGCCTTCAAGGGCAACCTGGTCTATCAGGGCAACTTCGCCGGCTTCTCCATCTGGGACGTGAGCAACCCGGCCAAGCCGAGCATGGTGTCCGTGGTGCCCTGCATCACCTCGCAGGGTGACCCCAGCATCTACGGCAACCTGCTGTTCGTGTCGGCAGAGGGCGCGGGCAATCGCAATGACTGCGCCAAGGGCGGTGTGGCCGACCCCAAGGATCACATGGCCGGCGTGCGCATCTACGATGTGTCCAACCCGCGCGCGCCGAAGCTCATCAAGAACGTGCAGACCTGCAAAGGCTCGCACACGCACACGCTGATTCCCGACCCGAAGAACAAGAACGTCGTGTACATCTACGTGTCGGGTCAGCAGGGCGCGCGTCCTGCCACCGAGATGGCGGAGTGCAAGAACGGCGCCGATCCGGCTGACGAAAGCAACTCGCTTTACCGTCTCGACGTCATCAAGGTCGACGTCACCCGTCCGCAGGACGCCGCCGTAGTGACCGGTGCGCGCATCTTCACCGGCCTCACGCCGGCACCGGTGCGTGGTGGTGGCCGTCGCTCGCCGCGTGCGCTCACGGGTGCCGATAGCGCCATGATGGCGCAGATGGCGGCCGCGGGACCGCGCAACTGCCACGACGTGACGTCGTATCCGGAGATGGGCCTGCTGGCCGGCTCCTGCGGCAGCCACGGTTTGCTGGTGGACGTGTCCAACCCCGAGAAGCCCGTGCGTCTCGACGCCGTCGCCGACACCAACTTCTCGCTCTGGCACACGGCCGTGTTCAGCAACGATGGCAAGAAGGTCGTCTTCACCGACGAGTGGGGCGGCGGCACTTCGCCCAACTGTCAGGCCATGCATCCGCTCGAAATGGGCGGCAATACCACGCTGGTCATTGGTGAAGATCGCAAGTACAAGCAGCACGCCTACTTCAAGATCGGCACCGCGCAGAGCGCCCAGGAAAACTGTGTCTCGCACAATGGTGGGCTCATCCCCGTGCCCGGTCGTGACCTCATGGTGCAAGGCTGGTATCAGGGTGGCGTGAACCTCATCGACTTCACCGATCCCGACAAGCCGTACGAGGTGGGCTTCTTCGATCGCGGACCGGTGGATGCGCCGGCTGCCGAGGCCAACACGCGCGCACGTGGCACCATTGCCGGCTCATGGGGCGCGTACTGGTACAACGGCTACATCTACTCGTCGGAAATGGCGCGCGGTCTCGACATCCTCGAACTCGTGCCCAACGAACACCTCTCGGCCAACGAAATCGCCGCCGCCAAGCTGGTGCGCATGGCCGAGTACAATCCGCAGGCGCAGCCCAAGCTCGTGTGGCCGGCTGCCTTCCCGGTGGTGCGTTCGTACCTCGACCAGTTGGTGCGTGGCAACGGTCTCGCGAGCGCGCGAACCACGGCCATTGCCTCGGCGCTCGATGCTGCCGAAAAGCAGTCCGGCGCGGCGCGCAAGTCGGCGCTGACCTCGCTTGCCGCCGCGGTGGCAGGTGATGTGGCGGGTGCCAGCGACAAGGCGCGTGTGACCGCCATGGCCGCGGCCATTCGCGATCTCGCGAACGCGACGCGGTAA
- a CDS encoding DUF305 domain-containing protein — protein MVVRPNTRRLGLVLCAAMQLAACSSNPAPSPAAAPVAPVADAHAGHAPAAAHDHGAGLPPVTLPSGSLITEADVRFMQGMIAHHAQAVAMTRLAGAAGANPRVLKLAQKIDLSQAGEIVLMQDWLRHYKQFVPDTSSWRSMTMHGMLTAEEMDRLAAAKGGEFDRLFLTYMIRHHEGALTMVRDLFAAPRAGQEVDISVFANDVESTQSAEIGLMRVMLLDL, from the coding sequence ATGGTCGTTCGACCCAACACGCGGCGTCTTGGCCTCGTGCTCTGTGCCGCCATGCAACTCGCGGCCTGCAGCAGCAACCCTGCGCCTTCCCCCGCTGCCGCCCCAGTAGCCCCTGTCGCCGACGCGCACGCCGGTCACGCGCCGGCGGCCGCGCATGACCACGGCGCCGGCCTGCCACCGGTCACACTGCCGAGCGGCTCGCTCATCACCGAAGCCGACGTGCGCTTCATGCAGGGCATGATTGCGCATCACGCACAGGCGGTGGCCATGACGCGCCTGGCCGGCGCGGCCGGTGCCAATCCACGCGTGCTCAAGCTCGCCCAGAAGATCGATCTCTCGCAGGCCGGCGAGATCGTGCTCATGCAGGACTGGCTGCGGCACTACAAGCAGTTTGTGCCCGATACGTCCTCGTGGCGCAGCATGACCATGCACGGCATGCTCACGGCCGAAGAAATGGATCGCCTGGCCGCCGCCAAGGGCGGCGAGTTCGATCGCCTCTTCCTCACCTACATGATCCGCCACCACGAAGGTGCGTTGACGATGGTGCGGGATCTCTTTGCGGCCCCGCGCGCCGGTCAGGAAGTGGACATCTCGGTGTTTGCCAACGACGTGGAGTCCACGCAGTCGGCCGAAATCGGTCTCATGCGCGTGATGCTGTTGGACCTGTAG